The genomic region tcattggatccaggtgcgttaaaccagggagagaactaaaacacacaggatggcggccctccaggaccgactttggacacccctggtctacGTGATAAGAAAATTACTCATTTTACATggtcttagacttagacttattGGTGCAACCCATGATATAACCAAAATGTTCATGTTGTTTTTGGTATGGTGAATTTTTGACCATACCACCTGAGTGCCACAGCTGAAATCTAAGCTCATTAGACTAGGCATTAATTTCTTCCTATTGTTTACTGTTCAACTTTGGTGAGCCTTTGCAAATTATAGCTTCACTGACCTGTTCTTAGGTGGTACGAGTGAAATTTAGTCTTCAACTACTGCAGACCATCTTCttcaaaatctgaaaggttGCTGTTTTTCTATCATCTCAAACCAATCTGTCCATTCTCCCTTGACATTCTTCACACAGTTGCAACTCACTGGGtatttgatcaattttaaaCAATTCTCAATAAATCACAGGAATGTTTGTGTGTAATAACTAAAAAGCAGTCAGCAGTCtctaaaataatcaaaccaaCATAAAAGGGACTATGTTCGAAGTCTTACCCCTATCTGTGTTCAGCTTTAACTACAGCAAGTTGTGTTTGCTGTGTCTTGATGcataaatgcattaaatttcTGCTAACACAACTGCTAACAAACATTTCTGGGCAATTAATCTAACTTCAACTACACCAGACATAATATTGATCTATTTTGAAATTGTACACTGTCAATGTCTGCAAAGTGTTGTGGCCAATGCATATGACCATTATTGTTGGTTTTAATAGTTTAATCTGCTGAAGCCAGCTAAAACAGACAGTGTGTCTAACTAGCAGCCAACTTCCATTATcccacaattttattttattttttatttatatttattcatcacAGATAGTAACTTCGCAGTAGCTCACTTCAGTTTGAACTAACTcttcaaacaccaaataaaattttgtacttttgtaaAAGAGTACAAAACTGCCTGGGTACACTCTAAATCTGTTCTCTACAAGAcattacagaaatgttattttaaattgttttattcaaaattggtgtatatttacaaacattttccagcatttattattcataataTTCCTCCTTCAAGTTTTACAAATCTGTATGTATTTTTGGCTCACACTTAAGGGAGGGACTGTTTTGAACTATAACATGTTATATACATAcaaatactaaacaaaacaaatgctatCAAAATGCTGGAATATACAGCAAAGGCGAAAATAAGCAGATCTTGTGTTAATAAAGATGATGCTACCATTGTTCTACATATTGAGTTAAGAGCTTGCAAACATTTCTCTGCAGCACATGTATATAgtctaaatgacaaaaataaaggaaaagtttgaaataggTGTAACACACATTTGGCCCACTAtttatcacagaaaaaaacaggaaaaacatttcaaagtgcttcataCTTTGGCATACAATAAAGATTTAGCAGATGtttaaagctaatttttttttttcaaatgctgtAATTAATATCCCTTTTTAACACAAAGACAGGTCAAAGCAAGAATGCCTGACTGAAAGCCGAACTTGGACTGATTTCAACAATTTGTTACTGACTATCCGctcaaaagcaaaaagagatAAGTAAAGATTAGGAAAGtactatgtttttgttttttacttatttacaaTATAACAAATACagttataaagtatttttgatcaatGGAAAGAGACCATATAATACTATGTACAtgtacaaaaaggaaaaaaaaaaactgaaagtacaAGCTGCTACCATGGGATCAGCAATACTCTTTCACTTCTTTAGCTTTTCTGAGCATGTGCAACTGCATATGTGTTGGCATGTCTGCCTTTGCCTTAAGGTTTGAGCTGGTTGGAAATAGGCAGGATGAGGTCAGATGTCACAGGTAAATCCTAACATAAGCCACCAGTTGATCAGGAGACGTTGGTTTCACAGCGCTAACACGTTGTAGGCCGGTTTACCTGTTTTGATGCTGTTAGGTGGCTTGAAGCCATAGCATGTCATATCTGACATCGAACCATCTCACTATTACGCAACAACTCTTCGACAGCGGTCAATTGAAAAGCATTTTCAGTTCTGTGTTGACAACATGCATAATTTGGTACAACACATAACCCATCcatttaattctttttaattgtatttattttcaaaaagccTGCATTATTTTCAATATGAAATACTAATATAATGTATACAAGTTAACATTATCAAGTAATGCTATAAAAATGCCAGGTTTGATCTGTAAAAGAAACATATCCTGTGACAACATCAATCCTGCTGATGAGGCATTTTTCCTGTCCCTTTTACTCTCTTTTTCAcccttttttaatgtttgtgatGATTGCAGCAAGCTCGTCAATAGCATCCAGCAACTTCTGTCGCTGTTCTGCTGAAAGGAAATCCAATTATGTGTGTTGAATCCATCAGAGGAGCCGCAGTCGTGACCATACAGGCAGTAAATCCAAAGCGCTGCGCTCTTGGGAGCTTTCAAAGCAGTCCTGCTGAGAACATGGAAGTGAGCGCGTAGGTGGAGAAGGCAGAAAGATTATATTTCTCCACTCCCCATCCATTTTTGACACATGCATTTAATCATATAATCCTACTGCTTTGCCTGTGAGAATTCAATGTTTCTCTTTAGTGACAAGGCTCAAAAGGAAGCTCAGTCAGCCCTCCATGAAGTTCCACTTGCTCTTCAGACCACGACATGACGTCACCAACGAGGTGGCCTCCACATGTTGCTTGGGTGTGAATCTCATTGGCTGTCAAGACTCTGGACCAGAACTGGAGATCTGACAACTCTCCCAAGAAAGACTGAGTGATGTCAAAGCGACCTCCCATTGTGTCCTGTGGTGTGGAGGCGAAggcacataaataaataaaactccaaaGAGGAGGTACTGACTAACAGTTCTATAATACTTAAAACAAATGGCTCACCTGTTCCTGACCCAACATAAATATCCCTCCTGGTTTTATGGGACTCCAGGCTGACAGGTTCTGTCCAGAACCTTTCTTCACTCCATCCTGGTAAGCCTCCCAAACGCCGTCACGTGTTGACCATGTCACGCACACATGATGCCACTTTCCATCTGTCAAAGTTATTGGTACTGTCACCGCCTATAAACCAGAAAAGAAggaaggggtaaaaaaaaatacacaaaaaaactgttatttaactaaaactgaAGACTTTGTCTCATGTTACTTAAACTGCTGTCTTCACAAATGCCTGCTACGTCCTGTCAATAACTCTGATCCAAACAGTTTACCAGTTTCATTCATGCTTACTAGTGTGGTGGACATCTTGAAATGcaacatgataaaataaatgaataaaataggTCAATTTGTGGACACTATGACACCATGCGCAACAGCAATACAGCTGGTGGGCATGGTGAACTGtttttgagaaattattttattatgttgatTTTCCAGTAGGCACAAGCTGGTTACAGATATCAAGTTAtgccacatttttaaagttgtagtTTCAAAGCAGATTAACATTTTCAGCCAATTCCTGTGATTTAAAGCCATTTTAATGAAAGGGCAGAGGGAGTACCGGACTGACTAgagttttctccagctgtaTGTAGCAGCAAGTCATGCCCCTCAACCCCCACACCTTCAACTACCCAAATGAAGCTTGTTCACTTATTTTCCCTAgccaataaaaaacagaaatttggttatttggattttctttttctcttaagAAAACCATGGATCACCAGAGTGCCACCTATTTCTTTTAGCAGCaatagaggaaaaaataacttttctgtttAGAACTAGAAATAGGTAATGTTTACAATAGtgttttaaatttctgcatAAATACCATAATATGAAGATGAAACAGATCAGCAAGCGATGGACCTCAGCATGTGTTGCTGTGCACTGAAgataaactaaatgaaaaaggGTATCACACACACAGTATGtgcataaaaaaagttttcaagtgtttgaaaatatatatctgatctgaaagtaaaattgttaaaattaaagGTGCACTGCTcattagtctttttattttaattttgttttattactccCTTTAGAAGGCTATGAGCAGCATTTGTAATGAAGCCAAGAACAGACTGAGTATTTAAACAGATACCCTGGTTAATTAGCCTGTCAATGTCCGCTTACTGTACTCTCAGCAATATCCTATAAAGAACAGACTGGGAAAAATGGTTAATATTCTGGACAAAGCCTTTCATGTGAACACTGAAAAAGATCACCTCAACTcgagaaattattttaaaccttGCTAACTGAATTCATGGACTTAAGTGGGTCATTAATTGTTTTGGTCATGACTTTGTATGTGACTCACAGACAACAAACATGATAGTTTTATCTTCCTGGTCTCTCCTACAGACAATTAGGTCAGTCAGTACAAGACTATAACAGGATTAATTGCTTTGCTTATTTGTTTGTTGTGATCACCCAGTACTGGGGCAAGGAAAGGACATAGTCAACCAATACTTTCCattcaaaagggaaaaaaccGTAAAggcttttcagagaaaaaagatTAGGGGATTAGTAGTATAATGAAATCTTAGTTGGTCATTCATTTGTATGGGGGTTAGTGTCAGGCAAACCTAGACATCCACAACCAATTTCCTGGAGAAACAAAATAGATTTACAAACCTCTCTTCCTAGGTAAATCCAAAAGAGcctatgcattttttaaaatacagcatAAAGAATACCTGAAGTAAATAAGTTGATGTTATTGTTTAGATCAATATTGAAGAATTCTATGAGGAATGGGAAACATTTcggtaaatcaattaaacaTGTTTGACTGTCGGGAAAAGTAGTACAGGAATGTTTCTTTGAGAAGTTGACCTTGTTGTCCACTTTCTTCAACTggcaatttattttataataagatatattgtaaaaatatatatttttgtacatttactataattttttaaaattattcatggaCACGTCTATAAGAAAGCATGACTTCATATAAGCTTTCAGTTAAATGCTTATGTGTGCTTAAACCACATTCAGTTTCTGCCATATCTGATGGTAGATGTTTTTGTACATGTGACCATGTTACAACACCTTGTCATTAATGAGCAGCTCCATTGGGTTACTGCCCCATTCCATTAGCACCAGCTCATTGGCTTGCCCAGGCACGGCATAGGAAATGGGTGTTCCGAGGCCAGAACCTTCCCCTGGCTTCAGCCACAGACAGATGGTCAGGGCAAAGATCTCATTGATCACTGATCGCTTCATCCTGGCATACATGTAATTGGTCCTCATGGGAAACTCAAGCAGGAAAGCACTTGGACTCTTAAGCTTCTTTTGGTTTCCTGGTAAGATTGGGAGAAAAGACTGGattaattccaataaaactaAAGATCAAACATAGCTCTGCACTTTTCTCACATAAAAAAACCCTTTGGCCATTAGCAGGCTAGAGATTTGTAGTGGAACTCTTTTTCAAGCCAACACTTTTAACTTAGTTCtcactgttgttttttgttaactACAAAAGTTGAATACTTGTTTTAGTAAACTGTACACTAAACATGAACTGAGACAACTTAGGAGGCACATTAAACATAGTCATAAGTAGAAATAGATTATGTCTATCTCTTCTTATGTATAATTTAATCCAAGTCATGACTGGTgacaatttataaaatgtaaacaaataaaattaggaATAAAATATCCATATAAAACGACAAAAGTAGCTGGAGCTAATTGACAAAAGCAGGGCTACTAGCTTAAAGTGTAAGGTTTAAGAAGTAAACCAGAATTTAAGGTGTTATACCAGTGTTTCTCAACTCTGGTCCTTAAGGCactttgttagcatgttttacatgtttccCTTAAAACACACAATTCAGATGATTGCAGTTCACaaagcctgttaatcagccatcaattaAAATCAGGTTTCATGAAGCagcaaaacatctaaaacatgtacGGCAGTGTGTGCTGTGGGGACGAGGGTTAGGATACCTGTCAACACTGACTAATAGTACCCAGTGCTTACTTGTGTAACTCCCACATGCTAATATAATTTGCTGACAACTCCACAAGGGACTGAGGAAACATAGGAATAAATATACAGGTATTGGTGAATGCCAATCCCTGTAAGAGGGCAGTTTAGGATGGGAGGCATGTCAGAAGTTGGAGATGAAGGCAGTCATTTCAACCGTTTCATACTTTTTCACTACTTCAAAGACTTCACTGAATAATACCTATTACCACAAGGTCTCGTAAAGTTATTTCGTTTTATTGGGAGTTCTAATCTGTCACATTTCAACACAAATGAGTGGCTCAAACGGAAACCAGAACAGTAACAAATGGAAACATTATGTATTAtacaatttttgttaaatatagaGTTAAAGGTAACCTGCATGATATTTGAGTATTTATGTGAAGATGTAATCTTGATGAATAATCTAAAATACCTAAATACCAATAGAAACTGATGCATATAAATGTTTAGTTCAGAACTGTGCTTACCATGGTCATTGTGATGTAGTTGGCTGAGAACTGTTTCCAGCTTGCTGTGTCCAGAGCCCCGCAGACTTGTTTCCTTGCTAGTGTAAGGAAGGCGCCTGGGTGGGTGTTCCCCTTCATGATTGTGCTCATGGTCCTCAGTGCCATGGTGGTCATCATGGTGGTCATCATGGTGGTCATCATGATGTCCAGGTCCATGGAGAGAATCATGGCCATGATGGCCATGATGGCTATGATGGTCATCATGGTGGTCATTATGATGGTCATTGTGGTGGCTGCTGTGATGGCTTTCATGGTGACCATAGTGATGACCATGATGCCAGCCATAGTGGGGGTCATGATGGCGACTATGATGGTGGCTGTGATGATTGTATCTATGGCTACCATGGGGGCTGCTGTGATGGTCTTCATGGTGACCACTGCTATGGTGGCTATCATGGTGGCTATCATCAGGATGGCCACCATGGTGAGTAGAATGGTGGTCATCATGGTGGCTGCCGCTGTGGTTATCATTATGTGAGTCATCATGGTGATCAGCATTGTGGTCATTATGGTGATCTCTGTAGTAACTGTGTAGCTGTTCTTCTAGAGCATTGATCTTTCGCTGGAGGAGTTCTCTCAGGGAGCTTGAGTAGGAACTGGAGGAGTTTCTTGCCTggagataaaaatataaatagtatGATAAACTGCTCTAGCAGTTTAAATATCATCTAATACCTCAGTATTAATCTTAatctaaacaataaaatcaagttttaaatagcatttttatttctattgcaATAATATCTTAATGGAGTAGTATTAAAAATAAGGTTTAGgaagatatatttttatatttcaaagcACTTTCAACCCACGCCTTTATTAGCTTTCATTCCCTCTTCCCCTTGCTTGTTCTCATCTTCCTCACCGGCAAATCCGGCTTTGTTTCCTGCCAACACACGCCACAGTTTAGTAGCCTTATCAAGAGGGATGAAGGTAATTGAAGGTGAGGCAGGCTAGCGCCCTTCGGTGCATGACCAGGGGCCAGTGGTGTAGACATCTTGTTAGAGGAGGGAGTGACACAGGATAAATCCTGGCAGTGATTATGTTTTGACTAGCACCTTTAAGGGAGATTGAATGAGATTTATCTGAGCATAGTCTGGGACCAACTGCACACTAAATGAGGCTTTTCACATACATGTAAACAGGCACAATTACTGTATGTGGATGAGTTGTGTGAATGACTAAGATGAAGTTAAAGGTAAAAAGTTCCCCATATCATCATGCTCTACTTTCATAAGCCGTCCTGCCCAACAACGCCAGTAGATCGGAGCAACTGGGACCTATTTCTGTGTCAGGTGGCAGGTCTCTAAAAGACAGATTTGCTTTGACTAGGAGCAAATATGTCTTTGTGCCTATTTTCTGAATTGGGAAGATAACATTTACtcacattttgattgttttctaaagaaaaaagataatatATATTCTATCAAATTACCTTTATAACTCATTCACTTGAAgtatgcttaaaataaaaatgttaccaaataAACTGAGGAGAGACTGGTTAACACTTAAAGATCtactttaaaaaactgcaataattgtaaaactgcttttaaaatctGTGCAGTTGTATATTGTTTCATCTGCACAATTGTTGTTCCTGATTTATGTTGTTCTGATTCATCATTACCTGTAGGCTATCCCAACTTTCACAAAATCACAAGACACCCCAGAAAGGCTCCCAGTCCATCACAggttgttgacattttaaatgtatttttcctttaCTCTGATTGGAATGCAGGTAGCAAGAAATACCCCATTGACACTTCTGATGTTTTTATACCTTAAGTGTTTGGTCCATTTAAAATGGTGGTGTCCAATGTTTGTCCTCAAGAGTGAGtatgctgcatgttttagttcttttgTTTGATTCAACACACGTGAATCAAATAATGGTTCATTAGCAGGCCTCTGCACAACTTTGGAACATGCTCAGGTACAACTGATCCATTCTCATCAGTTGTGTTGGAATAGAGACATCTAAAAATGGGAGGCCACAAGtgcttgaggactggagttggtgcctcattaaaacaaactttggttCATTCCCccctttggttttgtttgtttacttggATATGAACACAGCAATTGCACTAGGGTGTGTAATGTATCAAGACTGTTGGGAGGGTATAGTCTCAGTACGATTACAAATGAAATCCAGAGAGATTTGTTTACAGTGTGCTATCCAACCTCAATGCAACTCAGGTACCAGAGGCATGTTACAAACTCAATTCAAATGCCTTCCTGTATCCAGGTATGCATTGCATTGTTGGATGTGGTAGGGTGAACAAACAAAGGCCGCAAGTCTTTTCTGCTAATACCAAATCCCTTTGCAACTTTCAAGATTTCAAGAAATCAAACCACAAGAAAGAGgtgaaagttaaaataaattgatttggaccaatgtaaacaaaacacaggtGTCAAAACGCCCCCACAGAACTCAAGATGAGAAACAATGTGCATGTTTGTTGATACTACACAGTTGGAAAGATTAGTAGCATTGTTGGATTCCCACAAGAAGGCCTCTGGTTTGACTCCCAGTGAGGTTCTTTTCTGTAAACAATTTATGTTTACAGTATCCTTGTGCATGCATGATAAACTTAAGCACTTTGCATAGCAAGGCTAACATAAATATccccaaaaaacaagcaaaagtttcagtttctgACACTTCAAAACCATGACATGGCAACCTATTAGCAACATTTTGGTAACAGTTTAGAATTAAGGTCAATGTGAAcattgaaaatgtctgaaattcaTTTTGCTTCACTCACCTGCAAGTTCTCCAGCCTCTCTTTTAATGTCTGTAGCGTCTTTCCAGTCTGTTCTGGAGAAAAAGAGCTGTGTATGCTATATGACGATCCTTTTTGGTGGTGGAGGTCTGACCTGT from Xiphophorus couchianus chromosome 13, X_couchianus-1.0, whole genome shotgun sequence harbors:
- the LOC114155375 gene encoding neuronal pentraxin-1-like → MARDNSLLSLMPSPVRYGQRCGPPLGLILPLSPLHSLIFFYFLSCAAAVGTIEYDYGISPKFVCTPVPPEADPSCYSPPSVPHGPSSSSHGNDHSTGNHRGTMSDEAKATILHLRESLVRQKETILDQRETIRELTAKLTLCEGFGGHHSIGHHESHHGYNDNHHDTHHSSHQDNHNSHHGEHQGHHGSHHGPSSLHHGPSAHHGSDHHSSHGSHRSDLHHQKGSSYSIHSSFSPEQTGKTLQTLKERLENLQARNSSSSYSSSLRELLQRKINALEEQLHSYYRDHHNDHNADHHDDSHNDNHSGSHHDDHHSTHHGGHPDDSHHDSHHSSGHHEDHHSSPHGSHRYNHHSHHHSRHHDPHYGWHHGHHYGHHESHHSSHHNDHHNDHHDDHHSHHGHHGHDSLHGPGHHDDHHDDHHDDHHGTEDHEHNHEGEHPPRRLPYTSKETSLRGSGHSKLETVLSQLHHNDHGNQKKLKSPSAFLLEFPMRTNYMYARMKRSVINEIFALTICLWLKPGEGSGLGTPISYAVPGQANELVLMEWGSNPMELLINDKAVTVPITLTDGKWHHVCVTWSTRDGVWEAYQDGVKKGSGQNLSAWSPIKPGGIFMLGQEQDTMGGRFDITQSFLGELSDLQFWSRVLTANEIHTQATCGGHLVGDVMSWSEEQVELHGGLTELPFEPCH